One bacterium genomic window, TGCAGCGGCACGTGCGAATTGTCCGTCAGCGAGAAGTGCTGGTGATCGACGCGTCCGGCGAGGACGTCGAGGAGTTCGGTCAACTCGCTTCGCACCTGGGGGTGTCTCCAGAGGAGATCTAGTCCCTCACGAAGTGTCTGCCTTTTTGATAAGGCCTGATCACAGACTGAGGCTACGAGCATCCGAGCTAATCGTGAGCGACTCGAACCAGGATCGGACACATTCGGCGGCGCTGAAGCCGCAAGGATCTCTCGATAGCCGTCCAAGCGGACCGCATCGTCTATGTGGAGCAGGCGCCCGCAGGCCCTCCGAAGCACAGGTTCTTCCGGACCATTTGCCAACACCGAAAGACCGGCGGCCTCTTTCAAGTCTGACCATCCTCTCCTGTCGCCGTAAACGTCTTCCAGATCCAGTCCCGACTCATCGAGAAAGCCCGAGAGCGATTCCACTCCTTTATCGGCAATCTGTTTGAGTTCCACCGCCTTTGCAGTCCACTTCTCCGGAACTGCTCCCTTGATGCTTCGCAGAACAATGTCGCGTGCCTTGCGCTCGAGCTCCATATGACAGCCGGCAGGAAGAAACGGGAATCCCCCCTCAACTTGCTTCTGGACGTCCTTTCGTGTTCCGCCTAGGAGTGCCCGAAGTCGGCGGTCAAATCGAAACTCCCGGCGATGTTGGCCGATGAAGTCGAGCACGAGGCACACGTACTTATCCTTCGACTTTCGGAGACCGCGGCCGAGCTGCTGCAAGAACAGCGTCGGACTATCTGTGGGCCGCAAGAGCAGCAGAGTGTCGACGTCGGGTAGGTCGATACCTTCGTTGAATAGATCGACCGAGAACAAGATTCGGATCTCGCCTCGTCTCAGATCCTTCAGAGCTTGTTGTCTTTCGTTCTGCGGGCTGTCTCCCCAAACAGCAGCGGATGGGACGCCAAGCTCATTGAAGACACGCGACATGAATCTCGCATGGTCTACGCTGACGCAGAAGCCGAGCGCTCGCATTTCCGACAGATCATCAACGCGTTGCGAAAGTTGGTCGAGGACAAGCCGAGCCCAGATGTCGTTTCCGGTGTAGACGTTTGACAATCCGTCCAGATCGTATCCACGCCCTCGCTTCCACGGAACCTGTGTCAGGTCGACTCCATCGTGCACTCCGTAGTAGACGAACGGCACTAGACGGTGCTGATCAATGGCGTCCCAGAGCCGAAGCTCGGCTGCGATCCTGCCGTCGAACCAGTCGAGGATCGGAAGGCCATCTGCTCGCTCTGGAGTCGCGGTAAGCCCCAGGAGTTCTACCGGTGCGACGTGTTCCAGAAGTGTCTTGTAGGACTTGGCAGCGGCATGATGGAACTCGTCAACCACAACTACGTCGAAGTGGTCCGGTTTGACGTTACCGAGCCCTGTTCGCGTCAGGCTTTGGATGGAGGCAAAGACGTTCTCCCATTGTGACGGAACCTTGCCTCCAACCCAGAGTTCGCCGAATTCCTGGTCTCGCAGCACCTGAGCATAGGTCGCCATACTCTGCGACAAGATCTCCTCTCTGTGCGCAACGAAAAGAAGCCGCGCCCGCTTCATTCTCTTGCGAAGTCCAGCGTAGTCGATGGCAGCCATCACCGTCTTGCCCGTTCCCGTAGCGCTGACGAGGAGGTTGCGATGGCGGCCCGCCTCCCGCGCCACCTCGATCTGTTCTAACAGCCGCTCCTGAAAGGGATAGGGCCGTACTTCTAACGGCGATAGCAGCGGCCTTTTTGGCCCATCCCGTGTCGCCGTCTGCCGATCGAACTCCGAGGAAGAGAAGGGTTCAAAGTCGCCTCCTTCCCAATAGGCTTCGAAGACGGCGCCAATCTTCTCGATGACTCCCGGGTTGCGGACTCCCGACACACGCACGTTCCACTCTAGACCTGCGACTTGCGCGGAATGTGTGAGATTAGAAGAACCGACGTAGGCTGTGGACACACCTCCACTCCGCTGAAACAGCCACGCTTTCGCGTGCAGGCGAGTCGATTTTGTATCGTACGAGACCCGGACCTTCGCACCGAGGGACTCGAGCTTCTCGAGGGCCTCTTTCTCGGTGGAACCGGTGTACGTTGTGGTGAGGATCCTCAGGTCTCGTCCTTGCGCGCAGTGCTTTCGAAAGGCTTCGAGAAATGGCTGAATGCCACTTCGGCGAACGAATGCCATGACGACGTCGATGCGCTGCGCGGTGGAGATCTCAGTCTTGATCTGATGACCGACACGCGGCTCTCCCGGCGCGTTCGTGAGCAGGGTCGTGTCGAGCAAAGGGATTAGGGGGCTTTCGACCTGCTCTAGGGAACCGTTGGGGAGCTTCGCAACGAGAGCCCGTAGCACGCTTCCTTCGGCCACGGGCTTCCCGGGTCGAATCTCATCGCGATCTAGCTCCTTTGCGATTGTCTCGATGAGGCCTCGCGCGAGGGCAATGCCCCGCGCAACCCGTTCTTTCTCAGGGAGTCCATCTACGCTCCGCTCCACGAGTCGTGCGAAATGAAACGCGAGGCGATCTCCAACGTCGGCCGCCCGCAAGGGTTCTCGAATAGGGGTAAGTGCGGCATCGAGTTCTTCGAGTTCGGAGAGGAGCCCATCATCGATCAGCTGCTCAAAGACTCCGCGCTCTAACCTGCTCATCCGCCCAGGCTATACGCGATGCAGGCCGAAGTCGAGATGGCAGGTGTGGGCTAGCGGGCACCCAACCTCCGAAAGATCACTGTTACTGGCGGGAATAGGCTGGTGTGCTTACAGATTCGCATCGGATCCACGACGCGGGAGTTCGCTAGAACTCGCGCGCGACTGACTGCGCGAGCGGAATCCCACCCTTTTTGCAGCCCGCGTCGATCCAGGGTGGGCATAGCGTATGAAAATCTGACCTGATCTCCCTTCGAGTTTCGCGATTCCGCAAAGAGGAGTTTCAGGAGATCAAGTCAAGTTCTTCTCGGTTGGACCCTTGATGCTCGTGGCACCGCTGTGTTTACGAGAGGTGAACCAGAAGCTGAAAATCGGCTGATTCGGAATGAACTATGGGAGCGGTAGAGAGGGTGATCTGAAGACCCCACCGAGATCTGGCTCTCGGTGCCAACGGATGAACTCCGAAGCCAGCTCCGACTCTCCAACAAGGGGTGAGCGAATTGGTTGGCCGTGATGGGCTCGGATGCGGTCGGTCGTTTCATCTGTACCGGTAAACTCTGCAGAAACCAGCACGCGGCGGTCGTCGGTCAGACTCCAGGCCCCGGCGTCAAGTAGCTTGTGCAGCGTGGGTTCCAATGCAATTCCGTTGCGGACAATGTCGGGACCATCGTAGGCGTGCCATTGTACGTGAGCGGCCTCGCATCCAAAGTAGCTTCCGCTGAGTGCTGCTCGGAATCCGGTTACCGCACAACGATACTCATACGCCCGAAGGACTGATTCCCTGAAACGAGGGTCTCGGAGACGGCGCTTGTTCGTTCCCGATGGCCGCTCACCAACGTGAGTTGTTGATTCGAACTGGAGTTCTACCGCGGCAAGGATGTCGTCGTGAACTGATCGAGGAAAGTGCCTCTCGAGGAGCAACTCAACGGTTTCTTGGGCGAGCGCTGGATCCGCTAATAGTTGATCGGCCACGTCATCGGGAAGGTGTCCCGAAGAAGCACGTAGTGCAGCCATGGTTGGGAATCCGCTCGCCTGTCTTTCCATGGATGATGCGTCGTCCACTTCCCAGAGTCCGTCGCTAGACAGGTGCCAATAGGGGAGTTCGGGTTGATGTCTTCCGGAAACCGGTGGTGCAAAGGCCGCCAACAACGGTCTTAGAACAGTTTCGACTCTCGCGAATTCCAGCCGACGCCGACCCTGGAGCAGTTCGGAGATGGCGAGGAGCAACAGGAGTGGCTTGTGCGGAGCGCGACGCTCACCTCTCCGATACGTCCGCAGACGGTCAATCTTCCTGAGGATATCGGCGGTGTAGTAGCTCATCTTGCTGCAAGAGGCGTCAACGGGGGGGCTGTTCCTGTTGGTTCGTCGCTGAGCCACCCGCGGACGCCGCGAGGCTGGAAGCTGACAGGCTACTGGATTCCGAGTCTCGTCGGCACCTCACCTCACGGGAAGAGAGGAGCCACGATGGGCTCTTTCCTTCCGGTCAGTTCCCGGCCCACTCCCACACTAAATCCATCACACCGTCTCCAAAGCCACTCAAGCTACCCCCCCGCCCCGCAACACTCCGCACTGGCTCAAACCCCAGCCCCCACTGCTCTCGTCCATATCGAGCCCGCGTCGTACCTCAAGCATCACCGAGCGCAACCAAGGATCCTTGCTCCTTTGCTGCAGCGGCACGTAGCTGCCCGTGAACGGCGTATTCTCGCACACCCTCCACGCAAGAAGCCCGCTACGCACGTGCTCCCGGCGCCATGTAGAACCACATCGGGAAGGGCGCCTGCGCTTCCTTCATTGCGCGGCGCGCCCCCAGGATGGCTTTTCCCGCCTCGGTCTCGTCGTAGAACCAGCGCTCGCTGGCCCAGGCCCCCGGCGGGCCGTCCGCGAGTTCGACGGCGAGTTCTTCGTAGTAGGCGCGGATGTCTTGCACGACGGCCATCGGCAGCGACGGCAGGCCGGCTTCTGTCCACGGGGTTCCCTCGGCGATGCGTACGAAGCCGCCGACGGCTTCCGGGATTTCGTCGGGGCCGATGACGCGCCCGACCGAGGTGCGGCCGCTTGCGGCGAGCGCGCGATCGTAGGCGGAGCGCAGACCCTGGGCTTCGTCCACGGCGGCGGGCAGGTTCGGGTCGTAACGCGGAGGTAGAGTGCAGGCGAGCGGTGCTTCGTCCGCGCTTTCGATGGTGTCCGGGAAGTCCTCCAGCACCGGTCCGGTCGGTCGTTCGAGTAGCGCGAAGGCGTCGGCCAGGACGCGGTGCTGGTACTCGGCATCCTGCGGCTTGCCCAGCGGGCGGCCGAGTGGGAATTCGCAGTGCAGGGCGCGCGGCGGCTTCATCTTCTCTGCGACGGGTCGGATTGCGGATAGCACGACGGTGGCGAGACCGGCGGCTTCAAAGACGTGCGCGAGCGTACTCACGGTACGCGGGCACAGCGGTCAGACGGGTGTCAGCAGAACGATGTCCACACCCTCGTCGAGCATCTTGCGCGCGCATTGCGGTCCGGTGTCGTGGCGCAGCTCGGAGAGTGTGTCGGGCTGGTTGCCGGCGAAGGCGTAGTGGTGTTTCGCGACGCTGCCGATCAGCCCGCGTTCGGCCAGCTCGTGCAGGCGGTCGACCGGGTACACGACGTTGATGTCGCTCGCGAAGCCGGAGCGGTCGAAGTTCGGGCTCAGGTGTCCGAGCTTCAGGTCGCGGGCCTCGTCCGGGATCGTCTCGAAGTGGAAGTCGTCGGACTGCCAGGGGTCACCCCCTTCGCGTACGAGCGCGGCGCTCGTGACGATGGCGACCTTGGCGTCGCGCAGAGCGGGCGGCTTGGTGAATGCGGGCTCTGGAAACTCGGGCATCGGCGTGCTGGCCGCATGCTGGCGCATGGCAGCGTCGTTATCGGTCATGCTTTCCTCCAGTCGACGAGTGAGGCACCAGCATACTCGATCCGGAGTCGGGAGTGCAGCGCGTTCACGAGACGGCGATTGTCCGGGCCCTGTTGGCCGGTGAACCGGCCGACTCGCGGCGTTTCTCATCGGTCGCCAAGCCCGACCCACGGCCGCGTCCTGACGCTATGCTATCGACATGGCGGATAGCGCACGCGAGATCGAGAACCTTCTCTACACGTACGCCGAGCGGATCGACGCGGGCGATTTTTCCGGAGTGGCCGAGTTATTCCGGCACGGGCGGGTCGTTGCCTGGGCGAGCGCGGAACAGAAGGCGACTTTTGAAGGCAGCGAGCAGGTCCTGGGCATGTACCAGACCGCGACGCGTCTCTACGACGACGGCACACCGCGCACCCGGCACGTGACGACCAACGCAATCGTGAAAGCCGATGACGAGTCGGGCACCGGCGAGTCCCGAAGCTATTACACGGTCCTTCAGCAGACTGACGCGCTCGCCCTACAGCCGATCATCTGCGGTCACTACCACGATCGCTTCCGCAAGATCGACGGCCGCTGGTGGTTCGCGAGCCGCGACATATTCGTCGATCTATTCGGCGATCTCAGCCAGCATATGCTGTACGACCTGGGCTAACGGATTTCGAGGTTGCCGTCCGTCACTCAGCGCCCGACGCAATGTCCAGATCCGCCGCGCTGTGGCGCTCGGGTACGCGCTCTTCTTCGGGGCCCCAGGCCTTGTTGACGCGTCGGCCGCGTTGGACCGCGGGTCGTTCCTGAATCTCGCTCGCCCAGCGCATCACGTTCGTATACGACTTGGCCTCGAGGAATTCCTCGGCCTCGTAGATGTTGTTGAGCACGACGCTTCCGTACCAGGGATAGGTGGCCATGTCGGCGATCGTGTATTCGTCTCCGCCCAGGAATTTTCGCTCGGCCAGGTTGCGGTCGAGCACGTCGAGCTGGCGTTTCACTTCCATCGCGAAGCGATTGATGGGGTATTCGAACTTCTCGGGCGCGTAGGCGTAGAAGTGGCCGAAGCCGCCGCCCAGGTACGGGGCGCTGCCCATCTGCCAGAACAACCACGACATGCACTCTGCCCGCGCGGACGGTTCCTCGGGCAGAAACGCGCCGAACTTCTCGGCCAGGTAGACCAGAATCGCTCCGGACTCGAAGACGCGGGTCGGCGGCGACGTGCTGTGGTCGACCAGGGCCGGAATCTTGGAGTTGGGATTGGCCGCGACGAAGCCACTTCCGAACTGATTGCCCTCACCAATGTTGATGAGATAGGCGTCGTACTCGGCACCCTTCTTGCCGATCGCCAGTAGTTCCTCCAGGAGCACCGTCACCTTCACGCCGTTGGGCGTGGCAAGCGAATAGAGTTGCAGTGGGTTTTCCCCGACGGGCAGCTCCTTTTCGTGGGTGGCTCCGGCGATCGGGCGATTGATGCTGGCAAAACGCCCGCCACTCTCGGCGTCCCATTTCCAGACTTTCGGCGGCGTGTACGAAGAGGAGTCGGTCACAGGGGGTCCTTTCCAACTCTTGAGCGAGTCGTCATATACTCCCACCATAAGACAGTCGGTCGGCAGTTTTCAAAGGACGCACGCGTGATCAAGAAAATCCTGGTGGGCTCTCTGGTTTTGATTCTGGTCGCCCTGGCCGTTGGCTGGCTCACCGTTGGACGATCGCTCTACGCCATCCGCAACGCGACTTCGATCCAGACCGCTCCCGCAGACTACGATCTGCAGGATGACAGTCGGGTGCAGATCCCAGCGCCGCAGCCACAGGTGGCCTTGCCCCGCAATCCGTTCAAGAACGTCTACTGGGGCGATCTGCACGTCCACACCGAGGCGAGCTTTGACGCGACTCTGTTTGGCACCACCCTGACGGTTGAGGACGCCTACCGCTTCGCCAAAGGCGAGCAGATGCGCAGTGCCGGCGGGGAACTCATGCAGTTGTCTCGACCGCTGGACTTCGTCGCGATCACGGACCACGCCGAGAGCTTCGGCACGACCACGCGCTGTGACGACGACGACGGCCTGTCCTTCATCGAGAAGCTGAACTGTTGGATGATGACGACGCCCAATCCGTTGACGTTCATGTTGATTCGAGCGCGCGCATTGGGGGGAGATGACGGGCAGGAGTCAGACAAGACGCTACCGGCCGGCGTGTACCAGAATAAGTCTCGCAACCATCCGACCACCTCGAATCTGCCGATCTGTACGCGCGGCCAGGGTGGAGTGGCTCGATGCTATCGCGACAGCAACTCGGACTGGGCTCGCTATATCGAACTCGCCGATCGCCACAATGAGCCGGGCGTCCTGACGACCTTTGCCGCTTACGAGTATTCGCCCGTTTTGCCGGAGGCCGGGAAACACCACCGCAATGTCATCTTCAATGGTGATGATTTGCCCGATCACGCCATCTCCTTTCTCAATGTCGGTAGCGCCATCGAACTCTGGCGAGGTCTCGAAGAGGACTGCGTCGCCCCGTGTGATTTCCTGACCATCCCGCATAACATGAACAAGGGTTGGGGGTTGTTCTACAGCCGTCACACCTGGGACGGTGGAACTTACGACGAACAGGCCTGGCGCCTGCGCAAGCGACGGGAACCCCTGGCGGAGATGTATCAGGTCAAGGGTTCTTCGGAGTGCGCGCTGGGCGTGGGCGCGACCGACGAGGAATGCGCCTTCAGCCAGATCCTGCAACCGTGTGAACCGGGCCAGACGACGGGCTGCGCATTCCAGACCAGCTTCATCCGACAGGGACTGAAGATCGGCCTCCAAATGGACCGGGAACTCGGCTTCAATCCTTTTGCATTCGGCCTGATTGCGGCGACCGATACCCACAACGCGGCTCCTGGTGATGTGGAGGAGTGGGATTTTACCGGCAAGGCCGGGGCGATGACCTCTCCGGCCATTCGGCGCTTTCGCCAGGTCCGGAAACTCAAGCCCTATCAGACGCCGCTGCAGTTCCATACCTCCGGTGGCATCGCCGCTGTGTGGGCACAAGAGAACTCCCGGGACGCGATCTTCGAGGGGATGAAACGACGAGAGGCGTACGCCACATCGGGACCGCGCATCACGCTGCGCTTCTTTGCCGGATGGGGTTTCGACGAAAGCATCGTCGACGATCACGGCGCAATCGCCACAGCGACCCTGGGCGGCGTGCCGATGGGCGGGGTCCTCTATCCGGAAGACGATTGGAATGACAGCCCGACCTTCTTCGCCTGGGTGGGAGCCGATCTGATGAGCGCTCCGCTCCAGCGAGTCCAGGTGGTCAAAGGATGGATCGACGCCGACGGATCGACACACGAAAAAGTCTGGGACGTCGCCTGTTCAGACGGTCTGGAGGTCGACCCGACCACCCAGCGCTGCCCGGACAACGGCGCGTCCGTCGATCTGACGACCTGCCAGACGCTAGGCGATAAAGGTGCGGGCGAGCTGATTGCGGCCTGGAAGGACCCCGAGTTCGATCCTGACCAGGGCGCTTTCTACTACGTGCGAGCCCTGCAGAATCCGACCTGTCGCTGGTCTACCTACGACGCGATCCGCCTGGGCATGCCCCCCGATCCGCGCGTGCCCGCCAGTATTCGAGAACGCGTCTGGTCCTCCCCGATCTGGATCGATCCAAGAGGATAGGGCGGCCCGCTCGGGCGTTTCTCATGAACAAGTCGCAAATCCTCTCCGGCGATCTACTGGAATTCCTGAAAGCCGAGTTTCGGCTCGACTGGCGCGGGATTCACGGGGTGTCTCACTGGGCTCGGGTCCGCTACAACGGACTTGTGTTGGCTCGATTGCTGGGAGCCAACGCCCGGGTCGTGGAGTTGTTCGCATTCCTCCACGACCTGCGTCGTGAAAACGACAGTCGCGATCCCGAACACGGTGCGCGTGCCGCGGATCTGGTTCGGGAGATCAACGGTCGCTTCTTCGCGCTCGAACCGGCTGAGCTCAGGCTTCTGGAAATCGCCTGTCGCGAGCATACCAACGGACATCGGCGGGCCGACGTCAGCGTTCAGGTCTGTTGGGACTCCGATCGCCTGGATCTGGGTCGCGTCGGGATCCGACCGCATCCCGATCGACTCTGCACCGCTCCCGCGAAAACACCGGAAGTTCTGAAGGCCGCCTACGCGCGTAGTCTGCGCCGGCCCCGGCGCTGATCTCCGTCCCGGGCTCAGTGCATCTGCTTGCGAAGCGTCTCCCGGGTTTCGCGACACTCTTCCACGCGCTCTTCTATCTCCGCATCGTCCCGTAGGATTTCCGGATGTGCGGCCAGCAAATGTTCCAGGTGCATCAGCGAACGGCCATCATCGGGAGCGACTTCCGCGGCCACCAGGTAGGCCAGTGCCGCGTCCGCCCAGCGGCCCAGTCCTTCGAAGGCAACGCCCCAGTTCTTTGCCGCGTTGTGGCGCGAGGGGTCGTATTCGATCGCGGCCTGACAGTGCTCCAGGGCTTCGCCGTGTTCGCCCAGCTGGTTCAGGCAAAAGCCCAGGTTGTTGAGCAGCCAGTAGTGCACGTCATCGCCGTCGCTGTCCTGGTCGCAGCCGAGCCGGTAGAAATGAGCGGCGGCTTCGTAGTCACGCGCGTGCTCCATCACGCGTCCCAGCGTCAGCAACAGGCGTGCGCGCATGAGTTCCGTCTCGGCCAGATCCAGTGCCCTTTCCAGATGGGGTACGGATTCGAGCGCTCGTCCGGTCCTGCAGTACAACGCACTGAGGTCTTCGACCACGTCCGCGATTCGGAAAGATGACTTCACCAGGAAGCTGAGCAGCCTCGCTTCCTCTTTGTCGTCGGCTTCGCTGCGCACGGAAATGTATTCGGGCTGGGGGACACGGCTGACGCGACGTTGCTTCAAGGACGGACTCCTTACTGGTCTGGGGTCTGAGATGGGGTCGGGGATGAGAAGTGGAGGAGGGCGGATCGTATCAAGAGTGAGGACGATCCGGGGAACGGGTTTCGTTGTTTCATACTTAGAGTCTTTCGAGGGGCGTTTGTTCGATTTGCATCGGCTCAATCGGGCCTTTCGCGCGACGGTCTGAGTTTCGAAGCGCGGCTGCAGGTGCTGGGCAAGAGCTACTTTCGGGTGATTGCGCACGGCGGATTCGTCTACGCGCTGGCCATGCCGGGGCAGGTGTACCGCTCGCGGGACGGGCGGGTCGATTTCGAGAAGGGTCGGCTGCTCTTCAATCCGCATATGCGTCATAGCGCTCTGAAAAAACGCGGCGCCACACTGCACGTCTTCTGGACGCAGGTCGGCGAGGCACCCGAGCGCATCCTGTGTTCGACAATCGACCTCTCTGCTCCCTGGCAGGATTGGGCCCAGTCCGAGCCGATCGAGGTATTGCGCCCCGAACGCGCCTGGGAGGGCGCCGACGCAGCACTCGAGCCGTCGAGGCGCGGCGTGGCGCCCGGCCACGTGAACCAGTTGCGCGACCCGGCGATCTTCGAAGAGAACGGGCGGACCTATCTGCTCTACGCCGTCGCCGGGGAAAGCGGCATCGCCATCGCAGAACTCCACGACGCGTAAGCCGCGCACGATTGAAAACCGCCTCGCTCAGACCCGGGCGGATCGATACCATGGTTCCATGCAGCGCATGCCGACTCTGGTTCTATTCGGGGCGGCCCTCGTAGGGGTGTTCTTCATGTGGAGCCGAATCATCGATCGTATGATTTTCCAGCCCACGCCCGGGGTGGATCTGCGACCGGAGCAGGTGGGCCTGGTCGGCGAAGACGTCTTTCTCGAAACCGAAGATGGCGTGCGGATCCACGCGTTCTGGTTGCCCGCGCAGGGGGCGACGCGTGCGCTGCTATTCCTGCACGGCAACGCCGGCAACGCTTCGCATCGCCTGCCCAATGCAGCCGAACTCGTCGCCCTGGGAACCAGTGTGTTGCTGCTCGACTACCGCGGATACGGACTCAGCGAAGGGACTCCGCGAGAGGCCGGTGTGTATGCCGACGCGCGGGCCGCGCTCGCCTATCTGATGGATGAGCTCGGCTTTCCGGAGAATCGCATCGCGGTGTTTGGGCGCTCGCTCGGAGGGGCCGTGGCGGTCGACCTCGTACAGGAGCGCGGAATTGCCGGTCTGATCCTGGAGAGCACCTTCACTTCGGTGTCGGGCATGACCCGCTCGATGTTGCCGCCCGCCGCGCCCTTCCTGAATGGCCGATTCGACTCCGAGAGCAAGATCTCGAAACTGCGGGCTCCGCTGCTCTTCTTTCACGGAGACCGCGATGAGATCGTTCCCTATGTGCTCGGACAGAAGCTCTTCGAAGCCGCGCCCGAACCCAAAGCTTTCGAAACGATCGTGGGAGCGGGGCATAACGACACGACGCTCGTCGGGGGTCGGTCCTATTTCGAGCGCATCCGTCGCTTTCTGGACCAGGTGGCGCCGGGCTGAGCCTCCGCCCGCACCCCAACGCCTTCCCGGATCTGGATTTCAGTCGACAAAGGCCCAGAGCAGGCCGCGACTGTGCCGATCGAGTTCGTCGGGCTCCCTTACCAGGAAAAGATCGCCCGCTACGTCGCGAATCAAGAGTCCTCCTCCGGGTATGGGCAGGGGCCAGTCATCCCTGCGTGTTTGGAAGCGACGCTCGCCCTGTCGGGTTTGCACCTTCCACGTGCGGATCTCCACTTCTTCTTCGCATTCGTCGACCCGGAGGATCTCCAGCACGAAACCGGCCTCGACCAGCGCAAGCTCGAGGGCTTCGCGCGAGCCGGAGTCGAGCTTCGAGGGATCGGAAACCAGTGCGAACTCGTCTTCTTCTTCGTCGCGTAGCGATATCTGCGTGCCCGGATCGGACCACGGAAAGCAGCGACACACCCACACCGGTCGGGTCTGTTCGCCCTTCGTCGCCCAGAGCTGACCGTCGACCCGCCGCTGCAGATGCAGCGACGGGTGGGTGGCAAGCCGGTGATCGGCCTTCTTCACTTTTTCCGGAGTCCGGGTCTCGGTTCGTCTTTCGAGATTCATGGGTTCTTCCTTTGAAGTTCAGGCGCCGTGCGCCAGTTCGCGCTGCATGTCGTGCAGGCGCTTGTAGGTGGAGCTGGGGTCGGCCAGTAGTTCCTGATGCGTGCCGCGCTCGCTGATCCGGCCCTTTTCGATCACGAACAAGCGGTCGGCGCGGCGCAACGTCGACAGGCGATGCGCGATCGCGATCACCGTGCGGCCGGCGGTCAGTCGGTCGAGGGCTTCCTGGATGTTGCGCTCGGTTTCGGTATCGACGCTGCTGGTGGCCTCGTCGAGGATCAGGATTCGCGGGTCGGACAGGATCGCGCGCGCGATCGAAACCCGCTGGCGCTCGCCGCCGCTGAGTGTGTGGCCGCGCTCACCCACGATCGTGTCGTAGCCGTGCTCGAGTTTGCAGATGAAGTCGTGGGCGTTGGCCGCGCGCCCGGCTCGCACCACCTCCTCGGTCGTGGCGTCCGCGGCGCCGTAGCGGATGTTTTCGAGGACTGAGCCGTGGA contains:
- a CDS encoding tetratricopeptide repeat protein, producing MKQRRVSRVPQPEYISVRSEADDKEEARLLSFLVKSSFRIADVVEDLSALYCRTGRALESVPHLERALDLAETELMRARLLLTLGRVMEHARDYEAAAHFYRLGCDQDSDGDDVHYWLLNNLGFCLNQLGEHGEALEHCQAAIEYDPSRHNAAKNWGVAFEGLGRWADAALAYLVAAEVAPDDGRSLMHLEHLLAAHPEILRDDAEIEERVEECRETRETLRKQMH
- a CDS encoding nuclear transport factor 2 family protein; the encoded protein is MADSAREIENLLYTYAERIDAGDFSGVAELFRHGRVVAWASAEQKATFEGSEQVLGMYQTATRLYDDGTPRTRHVTTNAIVKADDESGTGESRSYYTVLQQTDALALQPIICGHYHDRFRKIDGRWWFASRDIFVDLFGDLSQHMLYDLG
- the yghU gene encoding glutathione-dependent disulfide-bond oxidoreductase, giving the protein MTDSSSYTPPKVWKWDAESGGRFASINRPIAGATHEKELPVGENPLQLYSLATPNGVKVTVLLEELLAIGKKGAEYDAYLINIGEGNQFGSGFVAANPNSKIPALVDHSTSPPTRVFESGAILVYLAEKFGAFLPEEPSARAECMSWLFWQMGSAPYLGGGFGHFYAYAPEKFEYPINRFAMEVKRQLDVLDRNLAERKFLGGDEYTIADMATYPWYGSVVLNNIYEAEEFLEAKSYTNVMRWASEIQERPAVQRGRRVNKAWGPEEERVPERHSAADLDIASGAE
- a CDS encoding selenoprotein B glycine/betaine/sarcosine/D-proline reductase — its product is MTDNDAAMRQHAASTPMPEFPEPAFTKPPALRDAKVAIVTSAALVREGGDPWQSDDFHFETIPDEARDLKLGHLSPNFDRSGFASDINVVYPVDRLHELAERGLIGSVAKHHYAFAGNQPDTLSELRHDTGPQCARKMLDEGVDIVLLTPV
- a CDS encoding DUF3604 domain-containing protein, with the protein product MIKKILVGSLVLILVALAVGWLTVGRSLYAIRNATSIQTAPADYDLQDDSRVQIPAPQPQVALPRNPFKNVYWGDLHVHTEASFDATLFGTTLTVEDAYRFAKGEQMRSAGGELMQLSRPLDFVAITDHAESFGTTTRCDDDDGLSFIEKLNCWMMTTPNPLTFMLIRARALGGDDGQESDKTLPAGVYQNKSRNHPTTSNLPICTRGQGGVARCYRDSNSDWARYIELADRHNEPGVLTTFAAYEYSPVLPEAGKHHRNVIFNGDDLPDHAISFLNVGSAIELWRGLEEDCVAPCDFLTIPHNMNKGWGLFYSRHTWDGGTYDEQAWRLRKRREPLAEMYQVKGSSECALGVGATDEECAFSQILQPCEPGQTTGCAFQTSFIRQGLKIGLQMDRELGFNPFAFGLIAATDTHNAAPGDVEEWDFTGKAGAMTSPAIRRFRQVRKLKPYQTPLQFHTSGGIAAVWAQENSRDAIFEGMKRREAYATSGPRITLRFFAGWGFDESIVDDHGAIATATLGGVPMGGVLYPEDDWNDSPTFFAWVGADLMSAPLQRVQVVKGWIDADGSTHEKVWDVACSDGLEVDPTTQRCPDNGASVDLTTCQTLGDKGAGELIAAWKDPEFDPDQGAFYYVRALQNPTCRWSTYDAIRLGMPPDPRVPASIRERVWSSPIWIDPRG
- a CDS encoding DUF3427 domain-containing protein → MSRLERGVFEQLIDDGLLSELEELDAALTPIREPLRAADVGDRLAFHFARLVERSVDGLPEKERVARGIALARGLIETIAKELDRDEIRPGKPVAEGSVLRALVAKLPNGSLEQVESPLIPLLDTTLLTNAPGEPRVGHQIKTEISTAQRIDVVMAFVRRSGIQPFLEAFRKHCAQGRDLRILTTTYTGSTEKEALEKLESLGAKVRVSYDTKSTRLHAKAWLFQRSGGVSTAYVGSSNLTHSAQVAGLEWNVRVSGVRNPGVIEKIGAVFEAYWEGGDFEPFSSSEFDRQTATRDGPKRPLLSPLEVRPYPFQERLLEQIEVAREAGRHRNLLVSATGTGKTVMAAIDYAGLRKRMKRARLLFVAHREEILSQSMATYAQVLRDQEFGELWVGGKVPSQWENVFASIQSLTRTGLGNVKPDHFDVVVVDEFHHAAAKSYKTLLEHVAPVELLGLTATPERADGLPILDWFDGRIAAELRLWDAIDQHRLVPFVYYGVHDGVDLTQVPWKRGRGYDLDGLSNVYTGNDIWARLVLDQLSQRVDDLSEMRALGFCVSVDHARFMSRVFNELGVPSAAVWGDSPQNERQQALKDLRRGEIRILFSVDLFNEGIDLPDVDTLLLLRPTDSPTLFLQQLGRGLRKSKDKYVCLVLDFIGQHRREFRFDRRLRALLGGTRKDVQKQVEGGFPFLPAGCHMELERKARDIVLRSIKGAVPEKWTAKAVELKQIADKGVESLSGFLDESGLDLEDVYGDRRGWSDLKEAAGLSVLANGPEEPVLRRACGRLLHIDDAVRLDGYREILAASAPPNVSDPGSSRSRLARMLVASVCDQALSKRQTLREGLDLLWRHPQVRSELTELLDVLAGRVDHQHFSLTDNSHVPLQVHARYTRLEILGAFRAQKTAKVQTWREGVYWLPEEKADLLAFTLDKTSGQFSPTTRYKDYAISTTLIHWESQTGAGQETRGRYENHETQGSSIMLFARLRQDDRAFWFLGPATYVEHKDGDPMAVTWKLKHPLPGDVFASFAAAVA